From Lagenorhynchus albirostris chromosome 10, mLagAlb1.1, whole genome shotgun sequence, the proteins below share one genomic window:
- the LOC132527863 gene encoding LOW QUALITY PROTEIN: putative serine protease 42 (The sequence of the model RefSeq protein was modified relative to this genomic sequence to represent the inferred CDS: inserted 2 bases in 1 codon; deleted 1 base in 1 codon) has translation MPILTSSRPGDFVGRGTQSAEAVAEPVASPGSPCSLLVWLLLLQRWLREAPAGGFSLLPVLTPSCGQVFLKIVGGNQSEEGKWPWQVSLRVSGRXVCGGSLISAQWLLTAAHCILSCYRCSVMMGDRSVCGEISGLVVPISRVVVHPQFSTRGTVKYDLALLQLFYPVNFTGVIQPICIPEKTFQVEAGTRCWVTGWGKQQEFGGPFVSVFLWEIDQYIIYYEECNGMIQKAMPADKDVVLEGMLCGYNSIGNDSCQLSSWGDSGGPLVCQFTDSWVQGGIVSWGVHCGHTVVT, from the exons ATGCCCATCCTCACCAGCTCCAGGCCAG GAGACTTCGTGGGCAGGGGCACGCAGAGCGCTGAGGCCGTCGCCGAGCCCGTGGCATCCCCGGGCAGCCCCTGCAGCCTCCTGGTCTGGCTTCTGCTCCTTCAGCGCTGGCTCAGGGAGGCCCCAGCGGGTGG GTTCTCCTTGCTACCTGTCCTCACCCCATCGTGTGGCCAAGTGTTCCTGAAAATCGTGGGAGGAAATCAGAGTGAA GAAGGGAAgtggccctggcaggtgagccTGAGGGTCAGTGGCAG CGTGTGCGGAGGTTCCCTCATCTCAGCTCAGTGGCTGCTGACTGCAGCCCACTGTATTTTA AGCTGTTACCGCTGCAGTGTCATGATGGGAGATCGGAGTGTCTGTGGTGAAATCTCAGGGTTGGTGGTTCCTATCAGCCGAGTCGTTGTTCACCCTCAGTTCTCAACACGTGGAACTGTTAAATATGACCTTGCTCTTCTCCAGCTCTTCTACCCTGTAAATTTCACTGGGGTCATCCAGCCTATATGCATCCCTGAGAAGACTTTCCAGGTGGAAGCTGGGACCAGGTGCTGGGTGACTGGATGGGGCAAGCAACAAGAATTCG GTGGCCCATTTGTCTCGGTCTTTCTCTGGGAGATAGACCAATATATCATCTACTATGAAGAATGTAATGGGATGATCCAGAAGGCCATGCCAGCAGATAAGGATGTAGTACTGGAAGGAATGCTGTGTGGCTATAATAGTATAGGAAACGATTCTTGTCAGTTAAGTTCATGG ggAGATTCTGGAGGTCCCCTGGTCTGTCAGTTTACTGACTCATGGGTCCAGGGGGGGATTGTGAGCTGGGGTGTTCACTGTGGTCACACTGTGGTCACATAG